Proteins encoded by one window of Halobacteriovorax sp. GB3:
- a CDS encoding acetyl-CoA C-acetyltransferase, translated as MSKRVCIIDSARIPFCRSGSNYLKKSNLELMSASLKALVEKMNLQGKEVGEVYLGAVSKHAADFSLARECVVESGLSLATPATDIQKACGTSLESAINIANKIALGQIDCGIAGGVDTNSDIPVEFSKKFSDRMAKMNYSRTTGDKLKALKGFSFKELMPKFPAVKEPRTGKSMGQSCEDMAKTWNISREEQDQLAYESHQKASKAYEEGFYDDLIFEYSGVKKDNILRGDTTVEKLSKLRPAFDKSEKGTLTAGNSTPLSDGASCVFLCSEDYAKENGLEVLAYLTFMQSAAVNYMGEEGLLMAPAYAVPKLLKQAGITLQDFDFYEIHEAFAAQVLCTLKAWESEEFCKTKLGLDSALGSIDREKLNVKGGSLAIGHPFAATGSRILGALAKIINEKGSGRGLISICTAGGMGVTAIVEK; from the coding sequence ATGAGTAAAAGGGTCTGTATAATCGATTCAGCGAGAATTCCTTTTTGTCGTTCTGGATCAAATTATCTAAAAAAATCAAATTTAGAATTAATGAGTGCTTCTTTAAAAGCGCTTGTTGAAAAAATGAATCTACAAGGCAAAGAAGTTGGGGAAGTTTATCTGGGTGCCGTTTCAAAACATGCTGCTGATTTCTCTCTAGCAAGAGAGTGTGTTGTAGAAAGTGGGCTTTCTCTAGCAACACCTGCAACAGATATTCAAAAGGCCTGTGGAACATCTCTTGAATCAGCGATTAATATTGCTAATAAAATTGCACTTGGACAAATTGATTGTGGAATCGCTGGCGGTGTTGATACAAATAGTGATATTCCTGTAGAATTCTCTAAAAAATTCTCTGATCGTATGGCGAAGATGAATTACTCGAGAACGACAGGGGATAAGTTAAAGGCCCTGAAAGGTTTTTCTTTTAAAGAACTCATGCCAAAGTTTCCAGCGGTTAAAGAACCAAGAACAGGTAAGTCGATGGGACAATCTTGTGAAGATATGGCGAAGACTTGGAATATTTCTAGAGAGGAACAAGATCAACTTGCGTATGAATCTCATCAAAAAGCTTCGAAAGCCTATGAAGAAGGCTTTTATGATGATCTCATTTTTGAGTACAGCGGGGTTAAGAAAGATAATATTCTAAGAGGCGATACTACAGTTGAAAAACTTTCAAAACTAAGACCTGCATTCGATAAATCTGAAAAAGGAACGCTTACTGCCGGGAATTCAACTCCACTAAGTGATGGCGCCAGTTGTGTTTTTCTTTGTAGCGAAGATTATGCAAAAGAGAACGGACTTGAGGTTTTAGCTTATTTAACATTTATGCAATCGGCTGCCGTTAATTATATGGGTGAAGAGGGTCTTCTCATGGCACCAGCTTACGCTGTTCCAAAGCTATTAAAGCAAGCCGGAATTACATTACAGGATTTTGATTTCTATGAAATTCATGAAGCTTTTGCTGCTCAAGTTCTTTGTACGTTGAAGGCCTGGGAGAGTGAAGAGTTTTGTAAAACTAAATTAGGTCTAGATAGTGCTCTTGGAAGTATTGATAGAGAAAAGCTGAATGTAAAAGGTGGATCGCTTGCCATTGGACACCCATTTGCTGCAACTGGATCTCGTATCCTTGGCGCTCTTGCTAAAATCATAAACGAGAAAGGATCTGGTCGTGGACTTATTTCTATCTGTACAGCAGGTGGAATGGGTGTGACGGCTATCGTTGAAAAATAA
- the hpf gene encoding ribosome hibernation-promoting factor, HPF/YfiA family, which produces MKYTISFRNLEHTPSLDEMIKQKSEKLKKFLTASAELEWVCWVEDNDQVAELKVHDKKDNFIAKAKSEDLYKTMDLVINKMSNQISHKH; this is translated from the coding sequence ATGAAGTACACAATCTCTTTTAGAAATCTAGAACACACTCCTTCTCTTGATGAGATGATTAAGCAAAAATCAGAAAAGCTTAAAAAGTTTCTCACAGCAAGTGCTGAACTTGAGTGGGTATGCTGGGTTGAAGACAATGATCAAGTTGCTGAATTGAAAGTTCACGATAAAAAAGACAACTTTATTGCCAAAGCAAAGTCAGAAGATCTCTATAAGACAATGGATCTTGTGATCAATAAAATGTCTAACCAAATCTCTCACAAACACTAA
- a CDS encoding ATP-grasp domain-containing protein, translating to MKELIILTESRLKDLYYDDLNLKESLNRRGIEIQARDWQSYRPIEGDRILIRTPWNYSLFKEDFLSLLNLIESKKCKVYNPVDLIRWNLNKRYLEELQKSGIKVVPTTYVDSFSLKNLDAIEFPFVVKPIVGASGRDTFLIKGSSDLSKLEVLYNQAVMIQPFVESIKSEGEFSFIYFDNEFSHAVQKTAKEGEFRIQDEHGGSVKAYNPTDEEISKVNKMLKLTNRSFLYVRVDVVIFNDDLYLMELEAFEPELFFRFHKESSEEFARKIEEFLF from the coding sequence ATGAAAGAATTGATCATTCTCACAGAATCTCGCTTAAAAGATCTCTACTATGACGACTTGAACTTGAAAGAATCTCTTAATCGTCGTGGAATTGAGATTCAGGCGCGGGACTGGCAGTCTTATAGACCTATTGAGGGCGATCGTATTCTCATAAGGACGCCTTGGAATTATTCGCTTTTTAAAGAAGATTTTTTATCACTTTTAAATCTCATTGAATCTAAAAAATGCAAAGTTTATAACCCCGTTGATCTCATTCGTTGGAACTTGAATAAGCGTTACTTAGAAGAGTTGCAAAAGAGTGGAATAAAGGTTGTTCCGACAACTTATGTTGACTCATTTTCATTGAAAAATCTGGATGCCATTGAGTTTCCTTTCGTCGTAAAACCGATAGTTGGTGCCAGTGGAAGAGATACTTTTTTAATTAAAGGATCATCAGATCTTTCTAAGTTAGAAGTACTTTATAACCAAGCCGTTATGATTCAGCCATTTGTTGAATCAATAAAGAGTGAGGGAGAGTTTTCATTTATTTATTTTGATAATGAATTTTCTCATGCTGTCCAAAAAACAGCAAAAGAGGGTGAGTTTCGAATTCAAGATGAGCATGGGGGAAGTGTTAAGGCTTATAATCCTACAGATGAAGAAATTTCAAAAGTAAATAAAATGCTCAAACTGACGAATCGTTCATTTTTATATGTTCGAGTTGATGTCGTTATTTTTAATGATGACCTGTATCTCATGGAGCTTGAGGCCTTTGAACCTGAGCTTTTCTTTCGCTTTCACAAAGAGTCTAGTGAAGAATTTGCCCGCAAGATAGAAGAATTTCTTTTTTAA
- a CDS encoding proline iminopeptidase-family hydrolase codes for MAVLKTKLGTTYYLKKGKRGETPIVGAHGGPGGTHLSIKPLLELATDRQVVVYDQIGSGRSSDIDQSKWTIETFCQNLDELLNHLGFEEVILYGSSWGGTLILEYYKRNPKRVKGLMFHSSLICSKHWVEDAKRLISKLPKKTQEIIHCCEKVGATDSKVYKEAIDTYYKRHVCRDLKAYEKKKKSKARFNEKLYLYMWGPSEFCPTGTLKKYNGQSILKKIKVPTLFFSGQYDEATPESAKVFASRVKGSTFKVIKGCSHSSFRENKELTKKIISDFLAKSFK; via the coding sequence ATGGCAGTATTAAAAACAAAACTTGGAACAACTTATTATTTAAAAAAGGGTAAGAGGGGAGAAACTCCTATTGTCGGGGCCCATGGTGGACCGGGTGGGACTCACTTATCAATTAAACCACTTCTCGAACTAGCTACAGATAGGCAGGTTGTCGTTTACGACCAAATTGGTTCAGGGCGCTCGAGCGATATTGATCAATCTAAATGGACGATTGAGACTTTTTGTCAAAACTTAGATGAGCTTTTAAATCATCTTGGGTTTGAAGAAGTTATTCTCTATGGAAGCTCATGGGGTGGGACTCTTATTTTAGAGTATTACAAGAGGAACCCTAAAAGAGTTAAGGGGCTCATGTTTCACTCTTCACTCATTTGCTCTAAGCATTGGGTCGAAGATGCTAAGCGCCTCATTTCGAAACTACCAAAGAAGACGCAAGAAATTATTCATTGTTGTGAAAAAGTTGGAGCTACAGACTCTAAAGTATATAAAGAAGCAATTGATACTTATTATAAGCGACATGTTTGTCGTGATCTTAAGGCCTATGAAAAGAAGAAGAAGTCTAAGGCCCGGTTCAATGAAAAGCTCTATCTCTATATGTGGGGGCCAAGTGAGTTTTGTCCAACTGGAACTTTGAAAAAGTATAACGGTCAAAGCATTCTAAAAAAGATTAAAGTGCCAACACTTTTCTTTTCAGGTCAATACGATGAGGCCACCCCTGAGTCAGCAAAAGTCTTTGCTTCTAGAGTGAAGGGCTCGACTTTTAAAGTAATCAAGGGATGTTCACATAGTTCATTTAGAGAGAATAAAGAATTAACGAAGAAGATTATTTCTGATTTTTTAGCAAAGAGCTTTAAATGA
- a CDS encoding ArsR/SmtB family transcription factor, whose product MKVKDLEKVLKQSPIVAELFKTLSHPKRLQILCFLSMQEHTVGELEQMTQCSQSQVSQFLKSLESEGLVSKIIDGKFRRYQLKDQKIKKLMNALYEIYCQ is encoded by the coding sequence ATGAAGGTAAAAGATCTTGAAAAAGTACTTAAACAATCGCCCATCGTTGCAGAGTTATTTAAAACGCTCTCTCACCCTAAAAGATTGCAAATTTTATGCTTTCTTTCTATGCAAGAACATACTGTTGGGGAGCTAGAACAAATGACTCAATGTTCGCAGTCTCAAGTTTCTCAATTTCTAAAAAGTTTAGAATCAGAAGGTCTTGTCTCTAAAATCATTGATGGGAAATTTAGACGCTATCAATTAAAAGATCAAAAAATCAAAAAATTAATGAATGCTCTTTATGAGATTTACTGTCAGTAA
- a CDS encoding YeeE/YedE family protein, with the protein MTISTEFTPLLSLVGGMLIGLSATVFLASLGKIAGISGIARNAILSDKGDRLWRWLFLLGLVFGGFITVIVKPDLSAATMEFDTLKLVLGAILVGAGTTIGSGCTSGHGICGLSRLSVRSLIATLTFMFFGLLTVFVLGQ; encoded by the coding sequence ATGACAATCAGTACTGAATTCACCCCCCTACTCTCCCTTGTTGGAGGAATGCTTATTGGTCTCTCAGCTACCGTCTTTCTAGCTTCTCTTGGAAAAATTGCAGGAATTAGCGGCATAGCAAGAAATGCGATTCTCTCAGATAAGGGAGATAGACTTTGGCGATGGCTCTTTCTTTTAGGATTAGTTTTTGGAGGATTTATCACTGTTATTGTGAAACCTGATCTCAGTGCTGCGACAATGGAATTTGACACGCTCAAGCTCGTCCTTGGCGCCATTCTCGTAGGAGCTGGTACAACGATTGGTTCTGGATGTACAAGTGGTCACGGCATATGCGGACTATCACGTCTCTCTGTTCGTTCACTCATTGCAACATTAACATTCATGTTCTTTGGCCTTCTCACTGTCTTTGTACTTGGTCAATAA
- a CDS encoding DUF6691 family protein has protein sequence MRNLIALVSGLLFSLGLGLSGMMSPKKVLGFLDITRNWDPSLGLVMGGALLITFFSFPLILKRKSPFFDQSFSLPALKQITPSLVIGSAMFGIGWGLIGLCPGPAIANLLSGNLQAVLFVVLMVTSMVITDLLMKKMKS, from the coding sequence ATGCGAAATTTAATTGCTCTTGTTTCTGGATTACTTTTTTCTCTTGGCCTTGGATTATCGGGAATGATGAGCCCAAAAAAAGTATTAGGATTTTTAGATATCACAAGAAATTGGGACCCGAGTCTTGGTCTTGTTATGGGTGGGGCACTCCTTATAACATTTTTTAGCTTCCCACTTATATTAAAGAGAAAATCTCCTTTTTTTGATCAGAGTTTCTCTCTTCCTGCACTCAAGCAAATAACTCCAAGTCTTGTCATAGGCTCGGCCATGTTTGGTATTGGATGGGGGCTCATTGGTCTATGTCCAGGGCCGGCCATTGCCAATCTCCTAAGTGGAAACCTTCAAGCAGTACTATTTGTCGTGCTCATGGTCACTTCGATGGTAATAACAGATCTTTTAATGAAGAAAATGAAATCTTAA